A single region of the Rhodoligotrophos defluvii genome encodes:
- a CDS encoding NAD(P)-binding protein: MSPSLDSLPIAVIGGGPVGLAAAAHLLSRNLPVKLYEAGSAVGANVRSWGHVRVFTPWHYCIDSAAAALLERHGWRPPPADLFPTGSEIVARYIEPLANTPELAAIIEMGARVTAISRHGSDKVVSKGRAEQPFALVLETAGGLRRDLARAVIDASGTWLTPNPLGGNGLPATDEAAFADRIAYGIPDVLGRDRMLYAGRATLVVGAGHSAANVLIDLARLAATAPGTKVLWATRSDNLARIFGGGGADQLPARGELGAETRQLVESGAVSLTTGLSIIALREDGAGIIVEGETADGLAVIGPVDRIIAATGQRPDLSLTRELRLDLDPWLESTRALGPLIDPNVHSCGSVPPHGHRALAHPEPGFYTVGIKSYGRAPTFLLLTGYEQVRSVAAALAGDMAAADDVRLVLPETGVCTTQFAAEIDVGEGRCGGPAPAEAVACCAADAEAKAEGKVGCGCASPATPGHLSEAASRSLATSDA; the protein is encoded by the coding sequence ATGAGCCCCTCACTCGACTCCTTACCCATCGCGGTCATCGGCGGGGGACCTGTCGGTCTCGCCGCGGCGGCTCACCTTCTCTCCCGCAACCTGCCGGTGAAGCTCTATGAGGCTGGCAGCGCAGTGGGCGCCAATGTGCGCAGCTGGGGTCACGTGCGCGTCTTCACGCCGTGGCACTACTGTATCGACAGCGCTGCGGCCGCCTTGCTCGAGCGGCACGGCTGGCGGCCGCCGCCCGCCGACCTCTTTCCGACCGGCAGCGAGATTGTCGCGCGCTACATCGAGCCGCTCGCGAACACGCCCGAGCTCGCCGCAATCATCGAAATGGGAGCGCGGGTCACCGCCATTTCACGGCACGGCTCCGACAAGGTCGTGAGCAAGGGACGCGCGGAGCAGCCCTTCGCACTCGTTCTCGAGACGGCGGGCGGGCTGCGCCGCGATCTCGCCCGCGCCGTGATCGATGCCTCGGGCACCTGGCTCACCCCAAATCCGCTCGGCGGCAACGGCCTGCCCGCCACGGACGAGGCCGCATTTGCCGACCGCATCGCCTATGGCATCCCCGACGTGCTCGGCCGCGACCGCATGCTCTATGCGGGCAGAGCAACCCTGGTGGTCGGCGCAGGGCATTCGGCCGCCAATGTGCTGATCGATCTCGCCCGCCTGGCCGCAACGGCACCGGGAACCAAAGTCCTCTGGGCCACCCGCAGCGACAATCTCGCACGGATCTTTGGCGGGGGCGGTGCGGATCAGCTGCCCGCCCGCGGCGAGCTTGGTGCCGAGACGCGACAGCTGGTGGAGAGCGGCGCCGTATCGCTCACGACCGGCCTCTCGATTATCGCGCTCCGGGAGGATGGCGCAGGCATCATCGTGGAAGGCGAGACGGCGGACGGCTTGGCCGTGATCGGCCCTGTCGACCGGATCATCGCGGCCACGGGCCAGCGGCCAGACCTCTCGCTCACCCGGGAACTGCGCCTCGATCTCGATCCATGGCTCGAGAGCACCCGGGCGCTCGGTCCGCTGATCGATCCCAACGTGCATTCCTGCGGCTCGGTGCCGCCGCACGGGCACCGCGCGCTCGCCCATCCTGAGCCGGGGTTCTACACCGTCGGCATCAAGAGCTATGGCCGCGCCCCCACGTTCCTGCTCCTGACGGGCTATGAGCAGGTCCGCTCCGTCGCCGCGGCGCTCGCCGGCGACATGGCCGCGGCGGACGACGTGCGGCTCGTCCTGCCGGAGACGGGTGTCTGCACGACGCAGTTCGCGGCCGAAATCGACGTGGGCGAAGGCCGTTGCGGCGGGCCGGCACCGGCGGAGGCCGTTGCATGCTGCGCTGCCGATGCCGAAGCGAAAGCCGAGGGCAAGGTGGGCTGCGGCTGTGCGAGCCCGGCAACGCCCGGCCACCTGTCGGAGGCCGCATCGCGAAGCCTTGCGACGTCCGATGCGTGA
- a CDS encoding ArsR/SmtB family transcription factor: MNVEEAAKQLEALGNPTRLQVYRTLVRAGGAGLPVGRLQDKLDIAASTLSHHLHRLILTGLVTQERQGTSLICRANYPAMDGLVGFLVDECCVDAPCVAEEGDAAA; encoded by the coding sequence ATGAACGTCGAAGAAGCGGCCAAGCAGCTGGAAGCGCTCGGAAATCCAACGCGGCTCCAGGTTTACCGTACCCTCGTGCGGGCCGGTGGCGCGGGATTGCCGGTCGGGCGGCTGCAGGACAAGCTCGACATCGCGGCCTCGACGCTCTCGCATCACCTGCACCGCCTGATCCTGACGGGTCTGGTCACGCAGGAGCGACAAGGCACAAGCCTGATCTGCCGGGCGAACTATCCGGCAATGGACGGCCTTGTCGGTTTCCTGGTGGATGAGTGTTGCGTCGATGCGCCTTGCGTGGCGGAAGAGGGCGACGCGGCAGCCTGA
- a CDS encoding DUF1326 domain-containing protein has product MPDITWTIKGREFIHCNCAYGCPCQFNALPTDGTCHAVGFVEIEEGHHGETNLDGLKIGLIAAWPGAIHEGRGQVVPIVDERASPEQREALLRIMSGLDTEPGATFFQVFSATFEKVHDPVFAEIELDIDVDARMAHAAVPGWVEARAEPIRNPVTGDAHRARINLPRGFEYDIAEVARGWAETQGPITLSIKDRHAHFARLHMTQSGVAH; this is encoded by the coding sequence ATGCCGGACATCACGTGGACGATCAAGGGTCGCGAATTCATCCACTGCAACTGCGCGTACGGCTGCCCTTGCCAGTTCAATGCTCTCCCGACAGATGGCACCTGTCATGCGGTCGGCTTTGTCGAGATCGAGGAGGGCCATCACGGCGAGACGAATCTCGACGGACTGAAGATCGGTTTGATTGCAGCCTGGCCGGGAGCCATTCACGAAGGGCGGGGCCAAGTCGTTCCGATTGTCGACGAGCGGGCCTCGCCCGAGCAGCGCGAGGCTCTCCTGCGTATCATGAGCGGCCTCGATACCGAGCCGGGTGCGACCTTCTTCCAGGTTTTCTCCGCCACCTTCGAAAAGGTGCACGATCCCGTCTTCGCGGAGATTGAGCTCGATATCGATGTCGACGCCCGCATGGCGCATGCCGCCGTTCCGGGATGGGTTGAGGCGCGGGCGGAGCCCATCCGCAATCCCGTCACCGGCGATGCGCACCGGGCCCGTATCAACCTGCCGCGCGGCTTCGAGTACGATATCGCCGAAGTGGCGCGCGGCTGGGCCGAGACGCAGGGCCCGATCACTCTCTCCATCAAGGACAGGCATGCGCATTTCGCGAGACTGCACATGACGCAAAGCGGCGTGGCGCACTGA
- a CDS encoding DUF2182 domain-containing protein — translation MAAAGLEAVLRRDRVIVAAALAALTVFAWAYILWLAATMDMGGHPDGGQGNPMSGMAMPGKPGMGDGGIVMPQLAPWSAGEALLMLVMWTVMMIGMMTPSAAPMILLYARVGRQAEQQGKPFAATAWFAAGYLASWVAFSVLATAAQWALEQGALLTPMMTSASPVLGGLALIGAGLYQWTPFKDTCLTQCQSPLAFIQRHGGFRRQRGGAFSLGVRHGAYCIGCCWALMALLFVVGVMNIVWIAALAVLVLIEKVTPAGRTMSRIAGVGLAAAGLAMLAGLIGTACAVC, via the coding sequence ATGGCCGCCGCCGGGCTCGAGGCGGTCCTGCGGCGCGACCGGGTGATCGTCGCCGCAGCGCTGGCCGCCCTCACTGTATTCGCCTGGGCCTATATCCTGTGGCTCGCGGCCACCATGGACATGGGTGGCCACCCCGACGGCGGGCAGGGCAACCCGATGTCCGGGATGGCCATGCCGGGCAAGCCCGGCATGGGCGATGGCGGCATCGTAATGCCGCAGCTCGCGCCGTGGTCGGCGGGCGAGGCGCTCCTCATGCTGGTGATGTGGACGGTGATGATGATCGGCATGATGACGCCGTCCGCAGCGCCCATGATCCTCCTCTATGCCCGCGTCGGCCGGCAGGCGGAGCAGCAAGGGAAGCCTTTCGCTGCGACGGCCTGGTTCGCGGCGGGATATCTCGCGAGCTGGGTTGCCTTCTCGGTTCTCGCCACGGCCGCGCAATGGGCGCTGGAGCAGGGCGCGCTGCTGACGCCGATGATGACGAGCGCCAGCCCGGTCCTCGGCGGGCTCGCGCTCATCGGCGCCGGCCTCTACCAATGGACGCCGTTCAAGGACACCTGCCTGACGCAATGCCAGTCGCCGCTCGCCTTCATCCAGAGGCACGGCGGCTTCCGCCGCCAGCGAGGCGGCGCGTTTTCTCTCGGCGTGCGACACGGAGCCTATTGCATCGGCTGCTGCTGGGCGCTGATGGCGCTCCTCTTCGTCGTCGGTGTCATGAACATCGTGTGGATAGCGGCCCTGGCGGTGCTCGTGCTCATCGAGAAGGTGACGCCGGCGGGACGGACTATGTCCCGCATCGCGGGCGTCGGGCTCGCAGCCGCGGGCCTCGCCATGCTGGCAGGGCTCATCGGCACCGCTTGCGCCGTCTGTTGA
- a CDS encoding SpoVR family protein — translation MPARTSRSRLLFSGSDWDFKTLSRMHDAIKAISDEELQLDIYPVQMEIISSEQMLDAYSSVGMPLMYQHWSFGKHFLYQELLYRKGGRGLAYELVINSNPCIVYMMEENTAALQALVMAHAAFGHNHFFKNNYVFRQWTDAGSILGYLDFAKTYIARCEERHGVAAVEAVLDAAHALMDQGVFRYRRPPKLSTEKQRQGLRDRLEYEERSYNDLWRTLPRRKGEEETGEADRVAERKKSLNLPEENLLYFLEKHSLILEPWQREILRIVRVIAQYFYPQRQTKMMNEGCATFVHYIIMNALYDRGLISEGAMLEILRNHSNVVMQPSFDDPRFSGINPYALGFDMMQDIQRISTEPTAEDRDWFPEIAGNGNWREVLLDAWANHRDESFIRQYLSPTLIRKWRFFALDDKADEPFYEVASIHDERGYKKIRAALARSYDVGANGLDIQVVDVDLLGSRHLRLEHKVHDGILLEESGRDATLRHIRTLWGYDVTLVGVDSQTGAAIYERSTSQIGE, via the coding sequence ATGCCAGCACGGACGAGCAGATCGCGCCTGCTGTTCTCCGGGTCCGATTGGGACTTCAAGACCCTGTCGCGCATGCATGACGCCATCAAGGCCATATCCGACGAAGAGCTGCAGCTCGACATCTATCCCGTGCAGATGGAAATCATCTCGTCCGAGCAGATGCTGGACGCCTATTCGTCTGTGGGCATGCCGCTCATGTACCAGCACTGGTCCTTCGGCAAGCATTTCCTGTATCAGGAGCTGCTTTATCGAAAAGGGGGCCGCGGGCTTGCCTACGAGCTCGTCATCAACTCCAATCCGTGCATCGTCTACATGATGGAAGAGAACACCGCGGCCTTGCAGGCCCTGGTGATGGCTCATGCGGCGTTCGGCCACAATCATTTCTTCAAGAACAACTACGTCTTCCGGCAGTGGACGGACGCCGGCTCGATCCTGGGCTATCTGGACTTCGCCAAGACCTATATCGCCCGCTGCGAGGAGCGTCATGGGGTGGCCGCGGTGGAAGCGGTGCTCGATGCGGCGCATGCGTTGATGGACCAGGGGGTCTTCAGGTACCGCCGCCCGCCGAAGCTATCCACCGAAAAACAGCGCCAGGGGCTTCGAGACCGCCTGGAATACGAGGAGCGGTCCTACAACGATCTGTGGCGGACCCTGCCGCGACGGAAAGGCGAAGAGGAGACCGGCGAGGCCGACCGCGTGGCCGAGCGCAAGAAATCGCTGAACCTGCCGGAGGAGAACCTCCTTTACTTCCTGGAAAAGCACAGCCTCATCCTGGAGCCTTGGCAGCGCGAGATCCTCAGGATCGTTCGCGTCATCGCGCAGTATTTCTATCCCCAGCGGCAGACGAAGATGATGAACGAAGGCTGCGCCACCTTCGTGCATTACATCATCATGAACGCGCTGTATGACCGGGGGCTGATCAGCGAAGGCGCCATGCTGGAGATCCTGCGCAACCATTCCAACGTGGTCATGCAGCCGTCCTTCGATGACCCGCGGTTCTCCGGCATAAACCCTTATGCCCTGGGCTTCGACATGATGCAGGACATCCAGCGGATCTCGACGGAGCCGACGGCCGAGGATCGCGACTGGTTCCCCGAAATTGCCGGGAACGGCAACTGGCGCGAGGTGCTGCTGGATGCCTGGGCTAATCACCGCGACGAGTCGTTCATACGGCAATATCTCAGCCCCACCCTGATCCGGAAATGGCGTTTCTTCGCTCTCGATGACAAGGCGGACGAGCCCTTTTACGAAGTCGCCTCCATTCACGACGAGCGGGGTTACAAGAAGATTCGGGCCGCGCTCGCCCGCAGCTATGACGTCGGCGCGAACGGGCTGGATATCCAGGTCGTGGACGTGGACCTTCTCGGCAGCCGGCATTTGCGTTTGGAGCACAAAGTGCACGACGGCATTCTTCTCGAAGAGAGCGGCCGGGATGCAACACTGCGCCATATCCGGACCCTCTGGGGCTATGACGTCACCTTGGTGGGGGTCGATTCCCAAACGGGCGCCGCGATCTACGAGCGGTCGACGAGCCAGATCGGGGAATGA
- a CDS encoding YeaH/YhbH family protein, whose translation MPIFIDRRLNPKDKSLANRQRFLRRVREELKHTIREQIRTGKISDVDSEHVVSMPVRKTAEPHFESDSESGRRQHVLPGNKEFASGDRIEKPSQGGSGGGSAPGQQPTEDDFRFALSREEVLDLFFEDLELPDMVKLNLKEILAYKPRRAGFAATGSPTNINIGRTMRNSHARRIALRRPKQEQLDAIAREIASLEAGTQSQAAIERIKALREELERLERRRRLIAYVDPVDIRFNRFEARPVPNANAVMFCLMDVSGSMGEREKDMAKRFFVLLHLFLKRRYDRTDIVFIRHTHEAQEVDEETFFYSTQSGGTIVSTALEEMQRVIEERYPSNEWNIYAAQASDGDNSASDSERCISLLDQVIMPLCQYFAYVEIIDARERHIFGATDNGTSLWRAYSDVEAKWANFQMRRIAKPADIYPVFRELFTRQPAAQKSD comes from the coding sequence GTGCCGATATTCATAGATCGCCGCCTCAATCCGAAGGACAAGAGCCTGGCCAATCGGCAACGCTTTTTGCGACGGGTGCGGGAGGAGCTCAAGCACACGATCAGGGAGCAGATCCGAACCGGCAAGATCTCGGACGTGGATTCCGAGCATGTCGTTTCGATGCCGGTGCGAAAAACCGCCGAGCCGCATTTCGAGAGCGACAGCGAGAGCGGCCGGCGGCAGCACGTCCTGCCCGGCAACAAGGAGTTCGCCTCTGGCGATCGGATCGAAAAGCCGAGCCAAGGCGGCAGCGGCGGCGGCTCGGCGCCCGGGCAGCAGCCCACGGAAGATGATTTTCGCTTCGCGTTGTCGCGCGAGGAGGTGCTCGACCTGTTCTTCGAGGATCTCGAGCTTCCGGACATGGTGAAGCTGAACCTCAAGGAGATCCTCGCCTATAAGCCGCGCCGGGCCGGCTTTGCGGCGACCGGCTCTCCCACCAACATCAATATTGGGCGCACCATGCGCAACAGCCATGCGCGCCGCATTGCGCTGAGGCGGCCGAAGCAGGAGCAGCTGGACGCAATCGCACGGGAAATCGCATCGCTCGAAGCGGGAACCCAGAGCCAGGCGGCGATCGAGCGGATCAAGGCATTGCGCGAGGAACTGGAACGGCTCGAACGGCGCCGCAGGCTGATCGCCTATGTCGATCCGGTCGACATCCGCTTCAACCGCTTCGAGGCGCGGCCGGTGCCGAACGCTAACGCGGTGATGTTCTGCCTCATGGACGTGTCCGGCTCCATGGGCGAACGCGAGAAGGACATGGCCAAGCGATTCTTCGTGCTGCTCCATCTGTTCCTGAAGCGCCGCTATGACCGCACCGACATCGTCTTTATCCGCCACACGCACGAGGCGCAGGAGGTGGACGAGGAGACATTCTTCTACAGCACGCAGAGCGGCGGCACGATCGTGTCCACGGCGCTGGAGGAGATGCAGCGCGTCATCGAGGAGCGGTATCCCAGCAACGAGTGGAACATCTATGCGGCCCAGGCCTCGGACGGCGACAATTCCGCCAGCGATTCCGAGCGTTGCATCAGTCTTCTCGACCAAGTGATCATGCCCTTGTGCCAGTATTTCGCCTATGTCGAGATCATCGACGCGCGAGAGCGGCACATCTTCGGCGCCACGGACAACGGGACGTCGCTCTGGCGCGCCTATAGCGATGTCGAGGCCAAGTGGGCGAACTTCCAGATGCGCCGCATCGCCAAGCCAGCTGACATATACCCGGTGTTTCGCGAGCTCTTCACCCGGCAGCCAGCTGCGCAGAAGAGCGATTGA
- a CDS encoding PrkA family serine protein kinase: protein MRGKDSDVFDLFSEIYKDAAEEEMSLQQYLLACAEDRSMYASAAERMVEAIGEPTFVDTSKDERLGRIFSNRTVKVYPTFADFYGMEDTIERIVGYFRYAAQGLEERKQILYLLGPVGGGKSSLAERLKKLMEQRPIYTLKVNNEISPVFESPLGLFHPDRMGDLLEEKYGIARRRLNGIISPWAAKRLKELSGDISKFSVVRLMPSRLHQIGIAKTEPGDENNQDVSALVGKVDIRKLEQFSQSDPDAYSYSGGLNRTTQGLLEFVEMFKAPIKVLHPLLTATQEGSYNGTENLGAFPYQGIIVAHSNESEWLQFKNNRNNEAFLDRILVVKVPYCLRVTEERQIYEKLLRESELANSSCAPEVLEILSRFTVSTRLAPHENSPLYTKMRVYDGENLKDVDPKAKSVQEYRDAAGVDEGMTGVSTRFAFKILSQTFNHDTEEVAADPVHLMYVLEEAIKREQFPKEKEAAYLEFIKSELATRYAEFIGHEIQKAYLESYSEYGQNLFDRYIAYADAWIENQDFKDPDTGQILDRGILDSELSQIEKPAGIANPKDFRNEVVKFTLRARARNSGRNPSWTSYEKLREVIEKRMFAQVEDLLPVISFGSKQDSATEKRHAEFVQRMIKRGYTERQVRRLVDWYMRVNKAG, encoded by the coding sequence ATGCGCGGCAAAGACTCCGATGTGTTCGATTTATTCTCCGAGATCTACAAGGATGCTGCAGAGGAGGAGATGAGCCTCCAGCAATATCTGCTGGCATGCGCCGAGGACAGATCGATGTATGCCTCGGCCGCCGAGCGGATGGTCGAAGCGATTGGAGAACCGACCTTCGTCGACACAAGCAAGGACGAGCGGCTCGGCCGGATATTCTCCAACCGGACGGTCAAGGTCTATCCCACCTTCGCCGACTTCTACGGCATGGAAGACACGATCGAACGTATCGTCGGCTATTTCCGCTATGCGGCCCAGGGGCTCGAGGAACGCAAGCAGATCCTCTATCTCCTCGGTCCGGTGGGGGGCGGCAAATCGTCCTTGGCCGAGCGGCTGAAAAAGCTGATGGAGCAGCGTCCGATCTACACGCTGAAGGTCAATAACGAGATCAGCCCGGTATTCGAATCGCCCTTGGGTCTGTTCCACCCCGACCGCATGGGCGACCTGCTGGAGGAGAAATACGGCATCGCCCGCCGGCGGCTGAACGGTATCATCTCGCCATGGGCGGCGAAGCGGCTCAAGGAACTGTCCGGCGACATCTCCAAGTTCAGCGTGGTGCGGCTGATGCCCTCGCGGCTGCATCAGATCGGCATCGCCAAGACCGAGCCTGGCGACGAGAACAACCAGGACGTCTCCGCCCTGGTGGGCAAGGTCGATATCCGCAAGCTGGAGCAGTTCAGTCAGTCGGATCCGGACGCCTATTCCTATAGCGGCGGCCTGAACCGGACCACGCAGGGGCTGCTCGAATTCGTCGAAATGTTCAAGGCGCCGATCAAGGTGCTGCATCCGCTGCTGACCGCCACCCAGGAGGGCAGCTACAACGGCACGGAAAACCTGGGGGCCTTCCCCTACCAGGGAATCATCGTGGCCCACTCCAACGAGTCGGAGTGGCTGCAGTTCAAGAACAACAGGAACAACGAGGCGTTCCTCGACCGCATTCTGGTGGTCAAGGTGCCCTACTGCCTGCGCGTCACCGAAGAAAGGCAGATCTACGAGAAGCTGCTGCGGGAGAGCGAACTCGCCAACAGCTCCTGCGCCCCGGAGGTCCTGGAGATCCTCAGCCGGTTCACCGTCTCGACGCGCCTCGCCCCGCACGAGAATTCACCGCTCTACACGAAGATGCGGGTCTATGACGGCGAGAACCTGAAGGATGTCGATCCCAAGGCCAAATCGGTCCAGGAATACCGGGACGCGGCCGGCGTCGACGAGGGCATGACCGGGGTCAGCACCCGCTTCGCCTTCAAGATACTGTCGCAGACCTTCAACCACGATACCGAGGAGGTGGCCGCCGATCCCGTGCACCTGATGTATGTGCTGGAGGAGGCGATCAAGCGCGAGCAGTTTCCGAAGGAAAAGGAGGCGGCGTATCTCGAGTTCATCAAGTCGGAACTCGCCACCCGCTATGCCGAGTTCATCGGCCACGAAATCCAGAAGGCCTATCTCGAGTCCTATAGCGAGTACGGTCAGAACCTGTTCGACCGCTACATCGCCTATGCGGATGCCTGGATCGAGAACCAGGACTTCAAGGATCCCGACACCGGCCAGATCCTCGATCGCGGGATTTTGGACTCCGAGCTCTCGCAGATCGAGAAGCCAGCCGGCATCGCCAATCCGAAGGACTTCCGGAACGAGGTGGTGAAGTTCACCCTCCGCGCCCGGGCGCGGAACAGTGGCCGCAATCCCTCGTGGACGAGCTATGAAAAGCTGCGGGAGGTGATCGAGAAGCGGATGTTCGCCCAAGTGGAGGACCTGCTTCCCGTGATCAGCTTCGGCTCGAAGCAGGACAGCGCGACGGAAAAGCGGCACGCGGAGTTTGTCCAGCGGATGATCAAGCGCGGATATACCGAACGCCAGGTTCGTCGACTGGTGGATTGGTACATGCGCGTCAACAAGGCAGGCTAA
- a CDS encoding phytanoyl-CoA dioxygenase family protein — protein sequence MQQRAERPALPWDADELPRPSRDRSVLQRDLRRWGYCIIDRALEGDALRSVQRRLMEQAKAERKLHNLKNPANMDPVNQWVGMLLNKGDEFFQLIEHELAMSMIEHLIGPDYLISCVDAQIQHPGAGTMPLHTDQWWMPQPEIPGQPAPRPADARRNTGTSLDPRPSRSAIAPIAAANVMWMVTEFTEEGGATRVVPGSHLAGAQPDASVPHKIPSVPAIGPAGTAFAFDARLWHGAAPNRTSNSRYGITVVGCGPQFRPLENYARGLRPEVVARCSPALLKRLGFSAWCGYGHTGDPDAAVTAMGENALGVLPQGGS from the coding sequence ATGCAACAACGCGCCGAACGTCCGGCTTTGCCGTGGGATGCGGACGAGCTGCCGAGGCCCTCTCGCGACAGATCAGTGCTTCAGCGCGACCTGCGTCGGTGGGGGTATTGCATCATAGACCGCGCCCTCGAGGGCGATGCGCTCCGATCGGTTCAGCGCCGGCTCATGGAGCAGGCCAAGGCCGAGCGCAAGCTGCACAACTTGAAGAACCCGGCCAACATGGATCCCGTGAACCAGTGGGTCGGAATGCTGCTCAACAAGGGTGACGAATTCTTCCAGCTCATCGAGCACGAGCTGGCCATGTCCATGATCGAGCACCTGATCGGGCCCGACTATCTCATCTCCTGTGTGGATGCCCAGATACAGCATCCGGGCGCGGGCACCATGCCCCTTCACACCGACCAATGGTGGATGCCGCAACCCGAAATTCCCGGGCAGCCGGCGCCGCGGCCCGCGGATGCCCGCCGCAATACCGGCACCTCGCTCGACCCGAGGCCGAGCCGAAGCGCGATTGCCCCCATCGCGGCGGCCAACGTGATGTGGATGGTGACGGAGTTCACCGAGGAGGGCGGCGCCACGCGCGTCGTCCCGGGAAGCCACCTGGCAGGCGCCCAGCCCGATGCCTCCGTTCCTCACAAAATCCCTTCAGTGCCCGCAATCGGCCCCGCCGGGACCGCATTCGCCTTCGATGCTCGCTTGTGGCATGGGGCAGCACCGAACCGCACGAGCAATTCGCGTTATGGCATCACGGTGGTGGGCTGCGGTCCACAGTTCAGACCGCTCGAGAACTATGCGCGCGGACTGCGGCCCGAGGTGGTCGCGCGCTGCTCACCTGCGCTGCTCAAGCGGCTGGGATTTTCGGCCTGGTGCGGCTACGGGCACACTGGAGATCCGGATGCCGCGGTCACAGCTATGGGGGAAAATGCTCTTGGCGTACTACCTCAAGGCGGATCTTAA
- a CDS encoding 2'-5' RNA ligase family protein translates to MLGITIRASLPARPFWQLVDLASSLFEREPSIAKLGYAPHLTLARYDQIDPARLVAGLDAFDRVQPMTLVFDRICVFDVEPLVLWLSPRQHPELLDVHARLHAIIGEQHGDPHYLPGVWRPHCTIASAVLPDRKAAARRFAEEPIEPLTLTFDSVDALEWPPVAQIATRALHN, encoded by the coding sequence ATGCTTGGCATCACCATTCGAGCCTCACTGCCGGCGCGGCCTTTCTGGCAGCTGGTTGACCTCGCCTCATCGCTGTTCGAACGCGAGCCGTCCATAGCAAAGCTCGGATATGCGCCACATCTCACCCTGGCGCGGTATGATCAGATCGATCCTGCTCGGCTCGTCGCCGGATTGGACGCCTTCGACAGGGTCCAGCCCATGACCTTGGTCTTCGACCGCATCTGTGTGTTCGATGTCGAGCCGCTGGTGCTTTGGCTCAGCCCACGGCAGCATCCTGAGCTGCTCGATGTGCACGCCCGATTGCATGCGATCATCGGCGAGCAACATGGCGATCCACACTATCTGCCGGGCGTTTGGCGGCCGCATTGCACAATTGCGTCCGCCGTTCTGCCAGACCGGAAGGCTGCCGCCAGGCGATTCGCGGAGGAGCCGATCGAGCCGCTTACATTGACCTTCGACAGCGTGGATGCCCTCGAATGGCCCCCGGTGGCCCAGATCGCCACCCGTGCGCTTCACAACTAG
- the gph gene encoding phosphoglycolate phosphatase (PGP is an essential enzyme in the glycolate salvage pathway in higher organisms (photorespiration in plants). Phosphoglycolate results from the oxidase activity of RubisCO in the Calvin cycle when concentrations of carbon dioxide are low relative to oxygen. This enzyme is a member of the Haloacid Dehalogenase (HAD) superfamily of aspartate-nucleophile hydrolase enzymes (PF00702).) produces the protein MHDLGDVSVVFDLDGTLVDTAPDLASAMNAVLRRHGRSEIPAERVRHMVGHGARALMALAFAETGRPAEEHLLDRLYDEFLSHYLDHIADESVLFPAATEALCALRDTGAVLGICTNKPEAAARQLLEALDFAEPFRAIIGGDSLVVKKPEPECYRAVVRQMGGDLARSVMVGDSETDVLTARAAGVPVIGVSFGYTPEPIASFKPDVIIDSYEALPDAVATVMRRGLAHQ, from the coding sequence ATGCACGATCTCGGCGATGTTTCGGTGGTGTTCGACCTGGATGGCACACTGGTGGACACCGCGCCCGATCTGGCCAGCGCCATGAACGCCGTGCTGCGTCGCCATGGCCGGTCGGAAATCCCGGCGGAACGGGTGCGCCACATGGTGGGCCACGGGGCACGAGCGCTCATGGCGCTGGCCTTTGCCGAAACCGGCCGCCCGGCGGAGGAGCATCTGCTCGATCGGCTGTATGACGAGTTCCTCAGCCATTATCTCGACCATATCGCCGATGAGAGCGTGCTGTTCCCGGCGGCGACCGAGGCGCTTTGCGCGCTGAGGGACACCGGCGCCGTGCTCGGCATCTGCACCAACAAGCCGGAGGCCGCCGCGCGCCAGCTGCTCGAGGCGCTCGATTTTGCGGAGCCCTTCCGCGCGATCATCGGCGGCGACAGCCTGGTGGTGAAGAAGCCGGAGCCCGAATGCTACCGGGCCGTGGTGCGGCAGATGGGGGGAGACCTCGCACGCTCGGTGATGGTCGGGGATAGCGAGACCGACGTGCTCACCGCGCGTGCGGCAGGGGTGCCGGTCATCGGCGTGAGCTTCGGCTACACGCCGGAGCCGATCGCGTCGTTCAAGCCTGACGTGATCATCGACAGCTACGAGGCGCTGCCGGACGCGGTGGCCACCGTCATGCGGCGCGGGCTGGCGCATCAATAA